A region of Planktomarina temperata RCA23 DNA encodes the following proteins:
- the tatB gene encoding Sec-independent protein translocase protein TatB, giving the protein MFGLGWAEILVAAVVGLIVIGPKELPGVFRKIGQFVGKAKAMARDFSRAMNDAADDAGVKDAMDSVNSLKDGVRSVSDPTTKWKDFVPGSEIGKLSEERAEKAKKMHDAMAERAQQRLDAEKVTKAAAAQETQKPAAAKKTAPAKKPAAAKKPAAAKKSAAAKKSAPAKKSAMPKKPAAKKAAPKPGKET; this is encoded by the coding sequence ATGTTTGGATTGGGATGGGCTGAGATACTGGTCGCGGCTGTCGTGGGGCTGATTGTCATCGGTCCTAAAGAATTGCCCGGCGTGTTTCGCAAAATTGGTCAATTTGTCGGTAAAGCCAAGGCCATGGCCCGTGATTTCAGCCGGGCGATGAACGACGCTGCTGATGATGCGGGCGTGAAAGACGCGATGGACTCGGTCAACTCTCTCAAAGATGGGGTGCGCAGCGTCTCGGATCCGACCACCAAGTGGAAAGATTTCGTACCGGGATCTGAAATTGGAAAACTGTCAGAAGAGCGGGCTGAAAAAGCCAAGAAAATGCATGATGCCATGGCTGAACGAGCGCAGCAGCGCCTTGACGCGGAAAAAGTGACAAAGGCCGCGGCGGCCCAGGAGACCCAGAAACCTGCGGCAGCAAAAAAAACCGCGCCGGCTAAGAAACCTGCGGCAGCCAAGAAACCAGCGGCTGCGAAAAAATCGGCGGCTGCGAAAAAATCGGCGCCTGCAAAAAAGTCGGCGATGCCCAAGAAACCTGCGGCTAAAAAGGCTGCTCCAAAACCTGGTAAAGAGACATGA
- a CDS encoding HTH domain-containing protein, whose product MARKDRLFSLIQILRDGNLYRACDLAELVGVSLRTLYRDMDTLAASGVPIRGERGLGYQITAAYTLPALNLTKTELEALHLGLAAVGESEDAELSAAAKALSRRIDGVLPEDSAAASGWSFATYPFADAARGFQHMPKLRQAIRSKQLMQITIGSQILRLRPLALDYWGRLWTLAAWCESTQGFVTLRVDEFTRLDAMPAVFVEEPGKSLVDYLAWSKHPDRTRHRS is encoded by the coding sequence ATGGCACGCAAAGACCGTCTTTTTTCCCTGATTCAAATCCTACGCGATGGAAATCTCTACCGGGCTTGCGATTTGGCAGAGCTTGTTGGCGTGTCGCTCCGCACGCTTTATCGCGACATGGACACTTTGGCAGCTTCTGGCGTGCCCATTCGCGGTGAGCGCGGCCTCGGATATCAAATCACCGCCGCCTATACGCTGCCGGCGCTCAATTTGACGAAAACTGAGCTGGAGGCGCTGCATTTGGGATTGGCGGCCGTGGGGGAAAGTGAAGATGCCGAGCTTTCGGCCGCCGCAAAAGCCCTGTCGCGGCGCATTGACGGGGTTTTGCCCGAAGATAGCGCTGCGGCCTCGGGTTGGTCCTTTGCCACCTACCCTTTCGCCGATGCCGCCCGCGGCTTTCAGCATATGCCAAAACTCAGACAGGCCATTCGTTCGAAACAGTTGATGCAGATTACGATTGGCTCCCAAATACTGCGATTGCGACCTTTGGCGCTGGATTATTGGGGGCGGCTGTGGACCCTAGCCGCTTGGTGTGAAAGCACGCAGGGGTTTGTCACCCTCCGGGTGGATGAATTCACGCGGCTTGACGCCATGCCAGCCGTATTTGTTGAGGAGCCCGGCAAATCCTTGGTCGATTATTTGGCGTGGAGCAAACATCCCGACCGCACACGCCATCGGTCATAA
- a CDS encoding twin-arginine translocase TatA/TatE family subunit has product MTPAFLTNIPPMGYLIIALVVLVLFGRGKISAMMGEMGKGITAFKKGVNDGQQEIEEAASEGAKDVTPDTEKDKS; this is encoded by the coding sequence ATGACCCCTGCATTTCTCACAAACATCCCTCCGATGGGCTATTTGATCATAGCCCTTGTCGTCTTGGTTCTATTTGGCCGCGGAAAAATCTCTGCCATGATGGGCGAAATGGGCAAAGGCATCACCGCCTTCAAAAAAGGCGTCAATGATGGCCAGCAAGAGATTGAGGAAGCCGCATCCGAAGGCGCAAAAGATGTGACGCCTGACACGGAAAAAGACAAATCCTAA